The window tatatatatatatatatatatatatatatatatatatatatatatatataaatgagagTATAAGCTATACTTATAGCTCCGCTATAGAATTGACTTATACCTTGGCTATACTTCTTCATGGCCAGTGTTGTTTAtggttgttttctttttctcatacagtcttttactttttaatgtctCTGTTATATCATTAATCAAAGCTCTGAGTTGCCTTTACGCAGCATGTTCCAGTGCAGTAGTCTGTTACATTTTTCAAGCGTCAGCATTTTCTCCAAGACCATCTCTTGCTATTTTAAGAACAGGAGCAATATGATTGTCTCTTAGTTCTTTTGCCTTTCTTCTGCCTTGGAATGAAAtccaatctctctctctctcctttttctcAGCAGGTTACCATCAAAATGGTGGCCAGAGAGGCAAGTGGGCACAGCTACCTGGTGGCGTGCTGGCAGCCCATTCTCATCCTGATGCTGGGTACCGTGCTGTCCGGCTCTGCCACCGGCTGCCCCTCTCGCTGTGAGTGCAGTGCCCAAGAGCGATCGGTCGTGTGCCATCGGCGGAAGCTGATCACCCTCCCCGAGGGAATTCCCACTGACACGCGGCTGTTAGATCTCAGCAAGAACCGCTTGAAAGCCATCAACCCGGAGGAATTCCTTAACTATCAACACCTGGAGGAGCTACAGCTCAACGAGAACATCATTTCGGTCATTGAACCAGGGGCCTTCAGCAACCTCCTTGGCTTGCGAATACTGGGGCTACGCAACAACAAGCTGAAGCTGATTCAGCTGGGAGTTTTCACTGGCCTCAGTAACCTCACACGATTAGATATTAGTGAGaataaaattgtcattttgcTGGACCACATGTTTCAAGATCTCTACAACCTGAAAGAACTGGAGGTGGGGGACAACGACCTAGTGTTCATCTCCCACAGAGCCTTTCATGGCCTCAGCAGCCTAGAGCAGCTCACTATGGAAAGATGCAATCTGACCTCTGTGCCAACAGAGGCCTTCAGTCATCTTCACAACCTGCTGACCCTCAGGCTGCGGCATCTCAACATCAACATCATTCGAGACTTTTCCTTCAGGAGGCTGTATCGGCTCAAAGTCTTAGAGATAGCAAACTGGCCTCTTTTAGAAACCTTGACCACAAAGTCCCTCCATGGACTTAACATCACAACCTTGAGTATCACAAACTGCAATCTCACTGCCGTCCCTTATGAGGCCATTCAGCACCTGGTGTACCTTCGCTTTTTCAACCTGTCATTCAATCCGATCGAGGTTGTGGAGGGtaacaaaatgcacaatttgctgagGCTCCAGGCATTTCACTTGGTTGGAGGCCGGCTAGTCAGCATTGAGCCTTATTCCTTCAGAGGACTCAACTACCTTCGGGTTCTTAATGTATCCAGCAATAGTCTAAGCACTTTAGAGGAGTCTGCCTTCCACTCGGTCGGCAACCTGGAGACACTGGCTCTTCACGACAACCCCCTGGCATGCGACTGTCGTCTCCTCTGGGTCTTTCGCCGTCGATGGCGACTTAACTTCAACCGCCAGCAGCCATCTTGTGAATCGCCAGAGTTTTTGCAGGGTAAAGAATTCAAAGACTTCCCGGATGTTCTCCCACCGAATTATTTTACCTGTCAGAAATCCAAGATCCGGGATCACAAAGCCATTCATAGATTCGTGGATGAGGGGACCACTGTCCAATTTCCTTGCCAAGCAGATGGAGACCCCGCTCCCATGATTATGTGGCAGTCTCCAAAAAAGCAATTCATCACTACTAAAAGCATTGGCCGCCTGTCGGTGTCACCAGACGGCACCCTCGAGGTTAGATATGCCCAGATACAAGACAATGGCACATACACCTGTATTGCCGTCAATGCAGGAGGAAACGACACCCGTTTGGCTCACCTACACGTTCATAGCTACTCTCCCAATTGGCCCCATCAGCCCAATAAGACCTTTGCTTTCATCTCGAACCAGCCAAATGATAACGGTGCCAATGGAACTGGTGCAACGGATCCCTTTCCCTTTGATATGAAGACTCTCATTATCGCTACCACCATGGGGTTTATCTCTTTCCTAGGGGTGGTGCTGTTCTGTCTGGTGCTCTTGTTCCTC is drawn from Puntigrus tetrazona isolate hp1 chromosome 7, ASM1883169v1, whole genome shotgun sequence and contains these coding sequences:
- the lingo1b gene encoding leucine-rich repeat and immunoglobulin-like domain-containing nogo receptor-interacting protein 1-B isoform X1, which gives rise to MTFLQVTIKMVAREASGHSYLVACWQPILILMLGTVLSGSATGCPSRCECSAQERSVVCHRRKLITLPEGIPTDTRLLDLSKNRLKAINPEEFLNYQHLEELQLNENIISVIEPGAFSNLLGLRILGLRNNKLKLIQLGVFTGLSNLTRLDISENKIVILLDHMFQDLYNLKELEVGDNDLVFISHRAFHGLSSLEQLTMERCNLTSVPTEAFSHLHNLLTLRLRHLNINIIRDFSFRRLYRLKVLEIANWPLLETLTTKSLHGLNITTLSITNCNLTAVPYEAIQHLVYLRFFNLSFNPIEVVEGNKMHNLLRLQAFHLVGGRLVSIEPYSFRGLNYLRVLNVSSNSLSTLEESAFHSVGNLETLALHDNPLACDCRLLWVFRRRWRLNFNRQQPSCESPEFLQGKEFKDFPDVLPPNYFTCQKSKIRDHKAIHRFVDEGTTVQFPCQADGDPAPMIMWQSPKKQFITTKSIGRLSVSPDGTLEVRYAQIQDNGTYTCIAVNAGGNDTRLAHLHVHSYSPNWPHQPNKTFAFISNQPNDNGANGTGATDPFPFDMKTLIIATTMGFISFLGVVLFCLVLLFLWSRGKGNAKPNIEIEYVPRKVDGESSPTEGSHKISMKMI
- the lingo1b gene encoding leucine-rich repeat and immunoglobulin-like domain-containing nogo receptor-interacting protein 1-B isoform X2 codes for the protein MTFLVTIKMVAREASGHSYLVACWQPILILMLGTVLSGSATGCPSRCECSAQERSVVCHRRKLITLPEGIPTDTRLLDLSKNRLKAINPEEFLNYQHLEELQLNENIISVIEPGAFSNLLGLRILGLRNNKLKLIQLGVFTGLSNLTRLDISENKIVILLDHMFQDLYNLKELEVGDNDLVFISHRAFHGLSSLEQLTMERCNLTSVPTEAFSHLHNLLTLRLRHLNINIIRDFSFRRLYRLKVLEIANWPLLETLTTKSLHGLNITTLSITNCNLTAVPYEAIQHLVYLRFFNLSFNPIEVVEGNKMHNLLRLQAFHLVGGRLVSIEPYSFRGLNYLRVLNVSSNSLSTLEESAFHSVGNLETLALHDNPLACDCRLLWVFRRRWRLNFNRQQPSCESPEFLQGKEFKDFPDVLPPNYFTCQKSKIRDHKAIHRFVDEGTTVQFPCQADGDPAPMIMWQSPKKQFITTKSIGRLSVSPDGTLEVRYAQIQDNGTYTCIAVNAGGNDTRLAHLHVHSYSPNWPHQPNKTFAFISNQPNDNGANGTGATDPFPFDMKTLIIATTMGFISFLGVVLFCLVLLFLWSRGKGNAKPNIEIEYVPRKVDGESSPTEGSHKISMKMI